From Chryseobacterium sp. H1D6B, a single genomic window includes:
- a CDS encoding nucleotide exchange factor GrpE codes for MENQDINEENINTQEENNIQNEAPQEENVTDAPTAEELLAQEKDRYIRLYAEFENYKKRTSKEKMEFFQYANQEMMVSMLGILDDFERALKEIAKNGNPADLQGIELIYQKFKSRLTEKGLKIMEVRAGDSFNVDFHEAITQIPAPSEDLKGKIVDVIETGYTLGDKVIRFAKVVTGQ; via the coding sequence ATGGAAAATCAGGATATCAACGAAGAAAACATCAATACGCAGGAAGAGAACAACATTCAAAACGAAGCGCCTCAAGAGGAAAATGTGACAGATGCACCTACTGCAGAGGAACTTTTGGCACAAGAAAAAGACCGTTACATCAGATTGTACGCTGAATTTGAAAATTATAAAAAGAGAACTTCTAAAGAGAAGATGGAATTCTTCCAGTATGCTAATCAGGAGATGATGGTTTCTATGTTGGGCATTTTGGATGATTTTGAAAGAGCTTTGAAAGAAATTGCTAAAAATGGAAACCCGGCTGATCTACAAGGTATAGAATTGATTTATCAAAAATTCAAAAGCAGGCTGACTGAAAAGGGATTAAAAATTATGGAGGTAAGAGCTGGTGACAGTTTCAATGTAGATTTTCATGAAGCGATTACTCAAATTCCTGCACCATCAGAAGATTTAAAGGGTAAAATTGTAGATGTTATAGAAACCGGATATACTTTAGGTGATAAAGTAATTCGTTTTGCAAAAGTAGTAACTGGACAATAA